A window of Daucus carota subsp. sativus chromosome 2, DH1 v3.0, whole genome shotgun sequence genomic DNA:
tttaaaagtgcttcagATTCCTTATACAAACATGTCAACAAAAGTAGAAGTCAAACTTCTCCCGAAAAGAAGACACTAGACAGTCATGGATTTTCTAGCATCACCTCCTTCTCTAATTTTTAGCTGgcttttacttttttatttatgGAAATGATTTTATCAGCAAAGAACTATAAAGAAACAGAAAGCGGAGATATTATACATAACAGAATATCTGAAGAAAAGTTCTCAACAGTCATGGGAACGGTTCTTGGCAAATTAAAACTTCCTCAATTTTCCAACACTTTGTTCATAGTTGCACAACTGAAACTAATACTCACAATAGCAAAACTCTAAAACAAAGTCTACTACACCAAAACAGCTGAATCCCATGACTCTTAACCCCCAAGGATTTCTGCATTGACGACAAAAGAGAACAAAAGATAGCAAATTATAACTTAAGATCCAACATTCACCTGTCTCTGAAGTAAAAAGACTACTAGCTGCTCGGGAGCTTCTATTGTGTTGAAAGGATAGTTGCTGCTGTAAATAATGCTTCCTTTCCAAAAGGAAGAATCGTTATGTGCCTGCACCATAACATACAAGCCAATTGAACGGACATCATCAAAGTAAATGGAAAAATACAATTAACTAAACTTTAATGAACCTACTCATTTGTCTTTTTCAGACTGGAAAAAGCAGCGATCATAGACTTGCAGACTTCCGCAAGAGAACAGTCTCCAAGATTCTCCTCAAAATCATGTAATCCATCACTTGGATCTCTTAAAGATAGTGACAAGTATGCCTGAAATAGACAAATCGAAAGTTATACACATGTATGTCATTCAGCATGTTTGGTAGGATGACTGACAAAAATTTACAGTTAAACACTTCAACTATCCTTAAAGTTTAGAACTATCTGTATTTGTTTCAGATACAGTACAGCCTCGATGGATTAAATTTTTTCGCATTCTCAACATAGCAGAGACAGTGCACTTTGAGATGAACATCTCAGTTGATGAATAGTATATTCTGGTCCAGAGGGTATATGTTTATCAAGGTTCAACTGTATAAGCAAATCTTAGAATATTTAGCAAATTATTCACATTTATTATAAAACATGAACAAGAGAAGAATCTGAATACGTAATACAGGAAGAAGGAAAGCATTCTCGGAAATAACATGATTGAGGATCACTATTTTAGCTGTACCTCAGGTAGTTTAAATAGCAAAAACAGTATATTcagaacaaaatataaacagaaACAAATAAGAGTAAAGTTGTATGTATGGCAAGTtgtcattttaaaatatacctGAAAAGCATGTGCTAAAAGCAACTGTGCTACTTCAGCACTAATCTTTTTTAGAATACTCTTCGTGCTAGAACCATTTCCAAAGCTTTTTAAGATATCAGGAAAGGTTGCATCATTTGCTGAACCATTTGATCTTCGAGTACGCACAGAAGGCTGTCGTTGATATTGGAGCATGCACattaaatttcttatttataatcCTTTTTTATAATACCATACACCGTCAAAGATATAAATAGTCCAGCATTTTCTACTTGCTGGATTGAGgatatattacatttatatcCTACAGAAAGGTCATGTTACCATGTAAaatggtttttttttgttttataattagATTCCTTCTTTAGTTTAAGAGAATAATTACCTTGGCAACATACTTTCGAATATACTGCATAACTATTTCCAGCTTCCATCGAGGTTCATGAAATGCCtacaaatatgtaaaatatcagCTACTAAGTCATAAATGGCAAAGCTCTAAAACGTCATTTATGAAATGCCTAAATAGATGTCAGCTATCAGTGACTTAAGTCATGTATTGTGTAGGCAAAGCTTAAGTATCTTTCACAATTGTGTTTTCATGATCCTTAAAGCAGGCTATTCTTTACAAGTGCAAGGACCAAAAAGGTTTGTGAAACCTATAACAGACTGCGTACGAAAGTTCTGAGCAAATATTGATGGAAATAAAAAGAACATCTCATCAGATCTTAAACAGAATACCCTACAATATCtttaataataatcatccaagTAAaggttcaaaaaaattaaattttaattactacAATGTTATAGGACTAGGTCAGCTACAAATAGAGTCTCTGGAAGTTTTAAGTCCCAACTTTAAGATATAATAGTTGCATTTCCAGTTCATTCATAATGATATATAATAGGATAACTAAGATAAGTCTTTTTTCCTAAATTAGTAGAAGTAGAATTGCATAAAGCTCTAATCAATTTACATAAATGTTACTATTTTGAATTCAGGCTGTAATACTTTTGATGAGTCACAACTTTAATATGAtagtttttcattattttttatgcTTCATATATGCCTCCTAGcagtttaatgaatttttagtttttaaccttaaacattactccctccgtcccaatgaataatatacattgggattggacacggagaccaagaaaaagtgtaagaaatgagtaaagttagatggaaagtgggtgaagtggtgggtcccacttatttttaataatagatttgagatagcgGAGGagagtagtgggtgtaatagtgtttttattattatagaatgaagatagtgaaagaaggtagtgggtgtaatagtgttttatattataaaaagttgctattttgggaatgtatagaaatgatgggacatccaaaaaaggaaactgtatacgattgactgggacggagggagtaaaaaatATGACATTACTAAAGCCTACGGATTTAATTAGAGCCTAGAAACCCAAGACTGAcagagtaatatattaagtaagaagaagaaaaatagaTACCTGAAGGAAAGGGGACAGCATATCTCTATTATAAGAAAGTTCATCTAAAATTATCTCCGGCACAGGAGTTCTGCACCAAATTATATAGCTTTCATATGACTCAAACTGTATTGATTGAGTGTGGGTTAGATAAGTCAATAGAGTGTGgaatattaaaagttaaaacgtACCTGGGACCATCTGCTCGTGTTGTAAGGCCTTGCATATCTGCTGTCTCTTTTAAAGTATCAAGCTCCATGatctaaaaaaaaatgaaaaatggcATACTTAATAATTAAACATCGAGAAAAAGACAAGTTTATAGATGTACCATCAATAATAGCTTCTGCATAGCAGTGCACAAGCATTTTTCTATTTCAGGAAGAGCAATGGTGGCGGCAGATCTACAACTTTCTAATTTGTCCTTGGAGGAATTCTCGGACAATAACAAATCATCAGCAGTTCCACAACGAACATGGCACATGCGCATCACAGAGATGCAATCTTTTATCAATGCTTTACAGGGGAGCCTTCTTGATCCCTGGCATTTATTATTTACAGTGTTCACTTTTACGAAGAAATGAAGAAAATAAAGAACTCAGGCGTTGGGTCATGGATGTACATCTAGGCTATCACAATAAAATAAATCACACCAATCACTTTGCGTATCAGGAGATGACATATTTTCATCTAAAACCATATAATTAGATAAGTGCGACATATTTTCATCTAGAACCATATAATTAGATAAGTGCACAGTACCAAAATCATGCTGAGGAAGGACTCCCTTAGAAGGGACCAGTTCATTTTTTCTGCATCAGAAGCAGAATACTGATCAAGTTAAAAGAGTAGAGATTACAAAGATACATTAAAACATATAACAGGAACCGAAATAGTTCACCCTTATATGCACGGTTGCGGGGTAAAAAGTCTCCTTCAAGAACATATACAAGATACTGAAATGTTAACATGGTCCTCAATAACTGCAATCAGATCAGGACAAAGTAAGAACAAAAAACTATAACTTAACATCAACATGAGAAGGATAACTTATGAAGATGTACATGAACAAAATGTACATAAAGTCATAAACTGTAAGACATGTAAGTTATGTATACAAATGTGGCAAACAATTGTGAGTAGAACTTTTCAGTGATATAGTACTATATGGATCAAATATAAAACATgaggaaaatatcaaaaaacaaAACTGAGCTTGCAAAGTTGGAAATATTCCAACGAGTAGGCAGATCTATCACATATTCAATAAGACCTTGCTAGGAATTTTTGATGTAACACAGAACTGACTATAATGTGTTCAGGAACTAAAGATATCTACAAGCACTTGTATAGACGCATGCCTAAAGATTTGTTGAACATAAAGTTTAATTATAACATCTGCAATATCTTTAACTGTGAGCTCTAATAGGTGAAGTATAAGAGTGTAACCTTTGTTTGTGATTCCTCAGTACTTCCTTCATTATCCATTTCAGAGAGATCTTTTATTAAAAGATGAAAACCCTGATATTGGTAaagataattaataaataaagattATATGGTGaatataagaaaaattaaaaaatggagCATTGCTAAATATAACCTACAGATGGATCAAGTGATCCAGGAGGCTTTTCTCGAGATGCATCTTTTTCAGTAAAGGGGCAATCCACCCCAAAAATGAAGGGAGACCAGGCCTGACTTATAGCAAGAATGATCATAGACAATAAAAGTAAGCATGAAAGCCACAAACGGCAATAATATATAGGCAGAATTAAGAAGTAAGAGTGTCATACATCTTCAACTACAACTATTTCAAACGGAGAAGTACTAGCAGATGCTGATTCATTTTCTGTCTTTTCTGAAATATAAACCCTGGGGAAGCGCTGCAATTGAGGACATCAAAAGTATACTGTAAATATTTGTGAACCTAGATACTGAAGATTTGATCAAAAGCAGAAAGATAAAGTTACAAACCGTGTCTAACTCTTTCAAAAGTTGATAGCTTGACATAATTGAATCTAGAGAACTCTCTTCTCTTAATATTTGGAAAATAGCTTGGTACATTTTGCTGTTCCACCAAGTACACATTATACAGAGTCAATATGGATGTTCTATGCAAATTGTTATCATATCAGCAAAGAGTACCAATATAAAAAAGGAGGGTTTCTTCTCAAAACTATACCAGAACAAAAGCAAAAATGCATTAGGACTACAAAGAGAACTATTAATTACCATATAACCCTCCAATTGGCTACAAAAATGAATTGACATTTTTATGACCAGACGTTTCAGCATACAAACAAGTATCAACACAAAAGAAATTAAGAAATGTTTGATTTTCAGGTCCTTTTGTAAAAAACTGTATAAATGCCTCTTGAATCATCAATGCATTAGCTCGATTTCCGGATTAAGCCCTTGCGCTTATTCCTTAAGAGTTTCTAATTACATAATTGGCAACCAGAATGAAATGGGATGGTTAAATATTTCTCCGAAAAATGGGCTCCTACTG
This region includes:
- the LOC108206448 gene encoding negative regulator of systemic acquired resistance SNI1 isoform X2 produces the protein MEGKRRKETKGIEENTLAILDTSGFGRKEISVAQHVQNLNDDRLAFLEAVRTASLVPENGTAPTSKMYQAIFQILREESSLDSIMSSYQLLKELDTRFPRVYISEKTENESASASTSPFEIVVVEDAWSPFIFGVDCPFTEKDASREKPPGSLDPSGFHLLIKDLSEMDNEGSTEESQTKLLRTMLTFQYLVYVLEGDFLPRNRAYKEKMNWSLLRESFLSKGSRRLPCKALIKDCISVMRMCHVRCGTADDLLLSENSSKDKLESCRSAATIALPEIEKCLCTAMQKLLLMIMELDTLKETADMQGLTTRADGPRTPVPEIILDELSYNRDMLSPFLQAFHEPRWKLEIVMQYIRKYVAKPSVRTRRSNGSANDATFPDILKSFGNGSSTKSILKKISAEVAQLLLAHAFQAYLSLSLRDPSDGLHDFEENLGDCSLAEVCKSMIAAFSSLKKTNEHITILPFGKEALFTAATILSTQ
- the LOC108206448 gene encoding negative regulator of systemic acquired resistance SNI1 isoform X1, whose amino-acid sequence is MEGKRRKETKGIEENTLAILDTSGFGRKEISVAQHVQNLNDDRLAFLEAVRTASLVPENGTAPTSKMYQAIFQILREESSLDSIMSSYQLLKELDTRFPRVYISEKTENESASASTSPFEIVVVEDAWSPFIFGVDCPFTEKDASREKPPGSLDPSGFHLLIKDLSEMDNEGSTEESQTKLLRTMLTFQYLVYVLEGDFLPRNRAYKEKMNWSLLRESFLSMILGSRRLPCKALIKDCISVMRMCHVRCGTADDLLLSENSSKDKLESCRSAATIALPEIEKCLCTAMQKLLLMIMELDTLKETADMQGLTTRADGPRTPVPEIILDELSYNRDMLSPFLQAFHEPRWKLEIVMQYIRKYVAKPSVRTRRSNGSANDATFPDILKSFGNGSSTKSILKKISAEVAQLLLAHAFQAYLSLSLRDPSDGLHDFEENLGDCSLAEVCKSMIAAFSSLKKTNEHITILPFGKEALFTAATILSTQ